The following coding sequences lie in one Mucilaginibacter sp. KACC 22773 genomic window:
- a CDS encoding IS4 family transposase codes for MSANLKIISDLRNFITLSSQHSELKQMFTSSPKDFTRKRKLPFEFVVGMLLNFFKRSYDIEISDFFHHIDAEELTASKSAFCQQRTKINSFFFSCLNSILIDSFHVHYKNEVKRWKEMRLIAIDGSTSYLIDNKEVTKHFGTHGNQRGTATLSRILCAFDVLNKIIVRANMYPISMSEQKIAAHWLPTYAPDMLLIYDRAYPGFESIFHHQNKEQPQPFLMRCPVGFSLEVIAFVKSGLDDAMGTLKADKAPRRSLKAQGFLVKAKATIAVRFIRVVLDDGTIEVLITNLFDQQKYPHSEFKALYFM; via the coding sequence ATGTCAGCAAACTTAAAAATCATTTCAGATTTACGGAACTTTATTACACTTTCTTCCCAGCATAGTGAATTAAAACAAATGTTTACCAGCTCTCCTAAAGACTTTACCAGGAAGCGGAAACTGCCTTTTGAGTTTGTGGTCGGCATGTTGCTTAATTTCTTTAAAAGGAGTTATGATATAGAAATTTCCGATTTTTTCCATCATATAGATGCTGAAGAACTTACGGCAAGTAAATCAGCTTTTTGTCAACAACGAACAAAGATCAATAGCTTCTTTTTCAGTTGTTTAAATAGTATTTTAATAGATAGTTTTCATGTTCATTATAAGAATGAAGTTAAACGGTGGAAAGAAATGCGGCTGATTGCAATAGATGGATCCACTTCGTATCTAATTGATAATAAAGAAGTAACAAAGCATTTCGGGACACATGGAAATCAACGGGGAACAGCAACATTAAGCCGGATTTTATGTGCATTTGATGTATTAAATAAAATTATTGTCAGGGCGAACATGTATCCGATTAGTATGTCTGAACAAAAGATCGCAGCTCATTGGCTGCCCACTTATGCGCCGGACATGTTATTGATCTATGATCGTGCGTATCCTGGTTTTGAGAGCATCTTTCATCATCAGAACAAGGAACAGCCACAACCTTTTCTAATGCGTTGTCCTGTAGGATTTAGCTTAGAGGTAATTGCGTTTGTGAAAAGTGGGCTTGACGATGCAATGGGTACTCTTAAGGCTGATAAAGCCCCTCGCCGAAGTCTGAAAGCACAGGGCTTCCTTGTAAAAGCAAAAGCCACTATAGCGGTACGTTTTATTCGGGTCGTTTTGGATGACGGCACAATTGAAGTACTGATTACCAATTTGTTTGATCAGCAAAAATACCCACATAGTGAATTTAAAGCACTCTATTTTATGTGA
- a CDS encoding RHS repeat-associated core domain-containing protein translates to MHYISNAAKTARIQKLLSSESYSYDHMGRRRSNASQLQDSTNTIQGAVRVSLASYNETGQLIKKGLHSINGTSNFLQNLDYRYNARGWLTNINNPTLTADGGTTNTDLNDQFGMELKYDNATSSRPQYNGNIATTTVKTGSVSGTSFSAFTYDYRYDKLNRLNDAVSTTATTKDGFHSEYVTYDNMGNITNLGRYDKIGPNRTAIDTLTYTYIGNRVDRIDDASAYAGTFGFTNGVSQAGEYTYDGNGNQLKDLNKGLTGFTYNLLNLPQTITRSNGNTTVYIYDATGRKLRKLFTAGATTTTDEYINGIQYEYTGSMPVLAFIQTEEGRARKNGTTYVYEYDLKDHLGNTRITTTWDPADATQLTPKNSQHTDYYAFGYAIQSLQGTISSPKNVYLYNGKELQEETGLYDYGARFYDPVIGRWTSVDPLAEISRRFTPYNYGEDNPIRNIDPDGRSTQDWLDANGLTQNDLITVYQAPAQQEDDPKKKKEQPKSKPNQSKPAPRLNPDWFYSIPVLSEASMTNDSFQNGDYWEAGVHQVTGILESFLFAESEAVSLWDSFTGMFSKKAATTAVDVVAVNGETAATALGRAMHKAYKKDLVDGVTTIKEFVIPNTLKRIDYIDFNTRTIYELKPNNIRALKAGEKQLLEYKRLIEKEFGSGWKTVLDKY, encoded by the coding sequence GTGCATTATATCAGCAATGCTGCCAAAACGGCCAGGATCCAGAAATTGCTATCGTCCGAAAGTTATTCGTACGATCATATGGGCAGGCGCAGATCGAACGCCAGCCAGTTGCAGGACAGTACCAATACCATCCAGGGTGCTGTACGGGTATCGCTGGCCAGCTATAATGAAACCGGGCAACTGATTAAAAAAGGGCTGCATTCCATTAACGGTACATCGAACTTTTTACAGAACCTGGATTACCGGTATAATGCAAGGGGATGGCTGACCAACATCAATAACCCCACCCTCACAGCCGATGGCGGTACTACCAATACCGACCTTAACGACCAGTTTGGTATGGAGTTGAAGTACGATAACGCCACCTCATCGCGGCCGCAGTACAACGGTAACATAGCTACTACTACGGTAAAAACGGGCAGCGTGTCGGGCACATCGTTCAGTGCATTTACCTATGATTACCGGTATGATAAGCTGAACCGGCTAAACGACGCGGTATCCACCACAGCTACCACCAAAGATGGTTTTCATAGTGAGTATGTCACATATGACAATATGGGCAATATTACCAACCTGGGCAGGTATGATAAGATTGGTCCGAACCGTACCGCGATTGATACATTGACGTACACCTACATCGGCAACCGGGTAGACAGGATTGACGATGCATCGGCCTATGCAGGCACCTTCGGGTTTACCAATGGGGTAAGCCAGGCGGGGGAATATACTTATGACGGCAATGGCAACCAGCTGAAAGATTTGAACAAAGGTTTGACGGGCTTTACGTATAACCTGCTGAATCTGCCGCAAACGATCACTAGATCGAACGGGAATACCACTGTTTATATTTATGATGCAACAGGCCGTAAGCTAAGGAAGTTGTTTACAGCGGGGGCGACCACTACAACAGATGAATATATCAACGGCATCCAATACGAATATACCGGCAGTATGCCGGTTCTCGCATTCATCCAGACCGAGGAAGGCCGTGCGCGGAAAAACGGGACAACTTATGTTTACGAGTACGACCTGAAAGACCACCTGGGCAATACGAGGATCACCACTACCTGGGACCCAGCAGATGCTACGCAGCTGACACCAAAAAACTCTCAGCATACCGATTATTATGCGTTTGGATATGCCATACAAAGTTTACAGGGGACTATATCAAGTCCTAAAAATGTATATCTTTATAATGGGAAGGAATTACAGGAGGAGACGGGATTGTATGATTATGGCGCAAGGTTCTATGATCCGGTGATTGGCAGGTGGACGAGTGTGGATCCGTTGGCTGAGATTAGTAGGAGATTTACTCCCTACAATTATGGCGAGGATAATCCGATTAGAAATATTGATCCTGATGGGAGGTCTACGCAAGATTGGCTGGATGCAAATGGACTTACTCAAAATGATTTAATAACGGTTTATCAAGCCCCTGCCCAACAAGAAGACGACCCTAAAAAGAAAAAGGAGCAACCAAAGTCGAAGCCGAATCAGTCTAAGCCTGCTCCCCGACTTAATCCGGACTGGTTTTATAGTATCCCAGTTCTGAGTGAAGCCTCAATGACGAATGATAGTTTTCAAAATGGTGATTATTGGGAAGCAGGAGTACATCAGGTAACAGGAATATTAGAATCATTTCTATTTGCAGAATCCGAAGCCGTGTCATTGTGGGATTCATTTACGGGGATGTTTTCGAAAAAAGCAGCAACAACAGCGGTTGATGTTGTTGCTGTTAATGGAGAAACAGCTGCTACAGCATTAGGCAGGGCGATGCACAAAGCATATAAAAAAGACTTGGTTGATGGGGTTACTACAATTAAAGAATTTGTTATTCCTAATACTCTTAAACGAATAGATTATATTGATTTTAATACAAGAACGATTTATGAATTAAAGCCTAATAACATTCGTGCGCTTAAAGCAGGAGAAAAACAATTATTAGAGTATAAGAGATTAATTGAGAAGGAATTTGGTAGTGGATGGAAAACTGTATTAGATAAATATTAA
- a CDS encoding DUF4304 domain-containing protein gives MNKEELILEIDAELKKLGFQRKSGSWYLNEKEVIKVVNLQKSNYSDLYYVNIGAYFKEIDGKENFPKEQQCHIRTRLNSWIVNSQVDYNYLFDLDTLNITEQEFRLQIKKCVSDNIIPQLEAIDTKERILKIIDRNPTFLNTIPLKVKAYLGM, from the coding sequence ATGAATAAAGAGGAGTTGATTTTAGAGATTGATGCGGAGCTTAAAAAGCTGGGGTTCCAAAGAAAGTCAGGAAGTTGGTATCTTAATGAGAAAGAAGTAATTAAAGTGGTGAATTTGCAAAAGTCAAATTATAGTGATCTTTATTACGTAAATATAGGTGCTTATTTTAAAGAAATAGACGGAAAAGAAAATTTCCCTAAAGAGCAACAATGTCATATTCGGACTAGACTTAATAGCTGGATTGTAAATTCTCAAGTGGACTACAACTATCTTTTTGATTTAGATACTTTAAATATTACTGAACAAGAGTTTCGTTTACAGATAAAGAAATGTGTAAGTGACAATATCATCCCACAATTAGAAGCGATTGATACAAAAGAAAGAATATTGAAAATAATAGATAGAAATCCGACGTTCTTAAATACTATACCTTTAAAAGTTAAAGCGTATTTGGGTATGTAA
- a CDS encoding YciI family protein, which produces MKKLILIIAIATLSINCLAQKQTKPVYDAALAKKLGADKYGMKKYIMAFLKEGPTRLTDSAARLQLQMAHLKNISKLADEGKLVVAGPFLDDQPIKGIFIFNVATIEEAKTLTETDPAIKAGSLIMELHPFYCSAALMEVVRIHHTLENANFTD; this is translated from the coding sequence ATGAAAAAGCTTATCCTCATCATTGCAATAGCTACGTTAAGTATCAATTGTCTTGCTCAAAAACAAACTAAACCGGTTTACGATGCTGCACTTGCCAAAAAACTGGGCGCCGATAAATACGGGATGAAAAAGTATATTATGGCTTTTTTAAAGGAAGGGCCAACCCGTTTAACAGATTCGGCAGCGCGCTTGCAATTGCAAATGGCCCATTTAAAAAACATATCTAAACTGGCCGATGAAGGCAAATTAGTTGTTGCCGGTCCTTTTTTGGATGACCAGCCCATCAAAGGCATCTTCATTTTCAATGTAGCAACCATTGAAGAAGCAAAAACCCTTACCGAAACCGACCCGGCAATAAAAGCCGGTTCGTTGATAATGGAATTGCACCCGTTTTATTGCTCGGCAGCCTTAATGGAAGTAGTAAGAATTCACCACACACTTGAGAACGCGAACTTTACCGATTAA
- a CDS encoding PAS domain-containing sensor histidine kinase yields MSFSEGHKFSDDSKQHLAQIIDNINAGIWEYNITTKNIKWSVGFYTVLGYEPDEIECSNHIFFEHLLYHQDKPAFLTALNNQPSTSTQPLQIRLLTKQSGYHWFESTVKKYNDETGQIIYGSIININQYKQAQIQAAHNDLVYSEALKIAKLGSWELNALTMGLSLSKQFYDIYELQNHVKLSLDEVISFFEPPHRPVIKNAIDNAIEYCQPYDLELLFRSAKNNVIWVRAKGIPIINDFGKCITIRGIIQDIDNKKRKNLALESSLNLLTDQNRRLQNFAYIVSHNLRSHAGNLQFMVTLHDETELPDDRAEILSHIKSISDSLSATIEHLNEIVQIQTEITNERTVVDFETVFKNIISALKSNIDTLDATITYDFSKCPQIHYIPAYMESILQNLLTNALKYSSPERKPVIKCHTIKERNHIYLFFEDNGIGIDMERYGDKMFGMYKTFHQNPDAKGIGLFITRNQIEALGGTIKVDSTVNIGTKFTIRLV; encoded by the coding sequence ATGAGTTTTTCTGAAGGGCACAAATTTTCTGACGATAGCAAGCAACACCTTGCCCAAATCATCGATAATATAAATGCCGGCATTTGGGAATACAACATTACAACAAAAAACATCAAGTGGTCGGTAGGGTTTTACACCGTTTTGGGATACGAGCCGGACGAGATAGAATGTTCGAACCATATATTTTTTGAACATTTACTATATCACCAGGATAAACCTGCTTTTTTAACAGCCCTGAACAACCAACCTTCAACTTCAACCCAACCACTACAAATCAGGCTACTCACCAAGCAGTCGGGCTATCATTGGTTTGAGAGTACGGTAAAAAAATACAATGACGAAACCGGGCAAATCATTTACGGATCGATCATTAATATTAACCAGTATAAACAGGCCCAGATACAGGCGGCGCACAATGATTTAGTTTATAGCGAGGCCCTTAAAATTGCCAAATTGGGCAGTTGGGAGTTGAACGCACTTACCATGGGCCTGTCCTTATCAAAACAGTTTTATGATATTTATGAGTTGCAAAACCATGTTAAGCTTTCACTGGATGAGGTTATCAGCTTTTTTGAACCGCCACACCGCCCGGTGATTAAAAACGCTATTGACAATGCAATAGAATATTGCCAGCCTTATGACCTGGAATTGCTCTTCCGATCGGCAAAAAACAATGTAATTTGGGTAAGGGCCAAAGGGATACCCATTATTAATGATTTTGGCAAATGCATTACCATAAGGGGAATTATACAGGATATTGATAATAAAAAACGCAAGAACCTGGCGTTGGAATCGTCGTTAAATTTATTGACCGACCAAAACAGGCGCCTGCAAAATTTCGCTTACATTGTCTCGCATAACCTTCGGTCGCATGCAGGCAATTTACAGTTCATGGTAACATTACATGATGAAACCGAGCTTCCTGACGACAGGGCCGAAATTTTGTCGCATATTAAATCAATCAGCGATAGCCTAAGTGCTACCATTGAGCATTTAAACGAGATAGTTCAAATTCAAACCGAAATTACCAATGAGCGGACGGTAGTTGATTTTGAGACTGTATTTAAAAATATCATATCGGCATTAAAAAGCAATATCGATACGCTTGACGCCACCATAACGTATGATTTTAGCAAGTGCCCGCAAATACATTATATCCCGGCCTATATGGAGAGTATTTTGCAAAACCTGCTTACCAATGCACTTAAATACAGTTCGCCGGAGCGAAAGCCCGTTATAAAATGCCACACTATAAAAGAACGGAACCATATTTACCTCTTTTTTGAAGACAATGGTATTGGCATTGATATGGAGCGATACGGCGATAAAATGTTTGGCATGTACAAAACCTTTCATCAAAACCCCGACGCAAAAGGTATTGGGCTATTTATAACCCGCAACCAGATAGAGGCATTGGGCGGCACTATAAAAGTAGACAGCACCGTAAACATTGGCACAAAATTTACTATTAGGCTGGTATAA
- a CDS encoding response regulator: MTAEKDPVGVCLIDDDQVYTFGFKKLINLRGLNSRVINFCDGSQAITWLTNPHNSDNLPDVIFLDINMPNMDGWDFLREFAEIKSQLGKKITIYMLSSSINLNDIYRAKKIADVADYIFKPINEYQLRAIINVLREQDAGSNISKYKA, from the coding sequence ATGACAGCAGAGAAGGATCCCGTGGGGGTGTGCTTAATTGACGATGATCAGGTTTATACTTTCGGATTTAAAAAACTAATCAATTTAAGGGGGCTTAACAGCCGGGTAATTAATTTTTGCGACGGAAGCCAGGCCATTACCTGGTTAACAAACCCGCATAACAGCGACAATTTACCAGATGTAATATTCCTGGACATTAATATGCCTAACATGGATGGCTGGGATTTTTTGCGGGAATTTGCGGAAATAAAATCCCAATTGGGCAAAAAAATCACAATATATATGCTCAGCTCATCTATCAACCTGAACGATATTTACCGGGCAAAAAAAATTGCCGATGTAGCAGATTATATTTTTAAGCCGATAAATGAATATCAGCTGCGCGCAATTATAAACGTACTCCGGGAACAGGATGCTGGTTCAAATATAAGCAAGTATAAAGCTTAA
- a CDS encoding type I phosphomannose isomerase catalytic subunit yields MSALYPLKFKTIYKDKIWGGQKIKTYLHKDYGDLPNCGETWELSGVKSDVSVVNGGVLDGESLADLLEQYKDELVGKKVYDHFGNIFPLLIKFIDANDDLSVQVHPDDKLARERHNSFGKTEMWYVIEADPGSTLIAGFNQEMTEQKYVDALNSGHIMDILNKEDVAAGDVFFLPAGRVHTIGKGLLIAEIQQTSDITYRIYDFDRVDDKGNKRELHTQEALAAIDYKHYPEYKTIYQPQKDETVHLVTCPYFTTNILDFDKSTAKDYSALDSFVVHVCVEGAYNVTYNGETYPVKMGECILLPKSIDKIELKTTGGFKILESYIE; encoded by the coding sequence ATGTCGGCATTATATCCTTTAAAGTTTAAAACCATATATAAAGATAAAATCTGGGGCGGTCAAAAGATCAAAACCTATTTGCATAAAGATTATGGCGATTTGCCAAACTGTGGTGAAACCTGGGAGTTATCGGGCGTAAAATCGGATGTATCTGTGGTAAATGGCGGCGTGCTGGATGGCGAATCATTGGCTGATTTATTAGAGCAATATAAAGACGAGTTGGTTGGTAAAAAGGTTTACGACCATTTTGGTAATATTTTTCCTTTGCTGATTAAATTTATTGATGCCAATGACGACCTGTCGGTACAGGTACACCCGGATGATAAACTGGCCAGGGAACGCCATAACTCATTCGGTAAAACCGAAATGTGGTATGTTATTGAAGCCGATCCGGGTTCGACGCTGATAGCTGGTTTTAACCAGGAGATGACGGAGCAGAAGTATGTAGACGCGTTAAACAGCGGCCATATTATGGATATATTGAATAAAGAGGATGTTGCCGCCGGCGATGTGTTCTTTTTACCAGCCGGTCGGGTACATACCATAGGCAAAGGTTTGCTAATTGCCGAAATTCAGCAAACATCCGATATCACGTACCGCATTTACGATTTTGACAGGGTAGATGATAAAGGCAATAAACGTGAGCTACATACCCAGGAAGCATTGGCTGCTATTGATTACAAACACTACCCGGAATATAAAACCATATACCAGCCGCAAAAAGACGAAACCGTTCATTTGGTAACCTGCCCTTACTTTACTACCAACATACTTGATTTTGACAAAAGCACCGCGAAAGATTATTCGGCGCTTGATTCGTTTGTGGTACATGTTTGCGTTGAAGGCGCTTATAACGTAACCTATAACGGCGAAACCTACCCGGTAAAAATGGGCGAGTGCATCCTGCTGCCCAAAAGCATTGATAAAATTGAACTGAAGACCACCGGTGGCTTTAAAATATTAGAAAGTTATATCGAATAA
- the ligA gene encoding NAD-dependent DNA ligase LigA, with product MSPAEAKKQIKALSAELKQHNYNYYVLAMPTISDFDFDKKLEELNKLEKEFPEFLDPDSPTQRVGGEVTKEFVTVRHRWPMLSLGNTYNEQELVEFDQRIRKAIGDSFEYVCELKFDGLSMSLTYENGKLVRAVTRGDGTQGDEVTTNVRTIHSIPKKLTSGDYPDLFEIRGEVFMHLKAFERLNKERTDNGEMTYANPRNFASGTMKLQDSAEVARRPLDCFLYGLYTEKTLFRTHWESLEAVKSWGFHVDNHSRLCNDISGVLEFISHWDKERFNLSYDIDGIVIKVNNYSQQQELGFTSKSPRWAISYKFKAERVETELLQVTYQVGRTGAVTPVANLKPVLLAGTTVKRATLHNADEITERLKLHEHDTVFVEKGGEIIPKIISVNLDKRKPDAKPIAYITNCPACNTPLLRTEGEAAWYCPNDEGCPPQIVGKMQHFIGRKAMNIDGLGDETIERLHSRGFINHISDIYDLHTHAAELKQMGRFGEKSISNMLDGIEKSKQMPFEKVLFGLGIRYVGETVARKLAFHFKTIDKLMAATEEELTAADEIGGRIAQSIAEYFNDEKHKQEIEKLKDAGLQFVAEEKEVTLASEKLAGQSFIISGVFEKFSRDELKDIIEQNGGKILSSISAKLNYLVAGDNMGPAKLEKAQKLNIPIISDQELLDLIA from the coding sequence ATGTCACCCGCCGAAGCTAAAAAACAGATTAAGGCCCTTAGCGCCGAATTGAAGCAGCACAATTACAATTATTATGTGCTGGCTATGCCTACTATCAGCGATTTTGATTTTGATAAAAAGCTGGAAGAACTGAACAAGCTTGAAAAGGAATTTCCCGAATTTTTAGACCCCGATTCGCCTACGCAAAGGGTGGGCGGAGAGGTTACCAAAGAATTTGTAACGGTAAGGCACCGCTGGCCCATGCTATCGTTAGGTAATACCTATAACGAGCAGGAACTGGTAGAGTTTGACCAGCGCATTCGCAAAGCTATCGGTGATAGTTTTGAATATGTTTGTGAGCTTAAGTTTGACGGCCTGAGCATGAGCTTAACCTACGAAAACGGCAAACTGGTGCGTGCAGTAACCCGGGGCGACGGTACACAAGGCGATGAAGTAACCACCAATGTACGCACCATACACAGCATACCTAAAAAACTGACTTCAGGCGATTACCCCGACCTGTTCGAGATTCGTGGTGAGGTGTTTATGCACCTGAAAGCTTTTGAACGTTTAAATAAAGAGCGTACAGATAACGGCGAAATGACGTATGCCAACCCCCGTAATTTTGCGTCGGGGACTATGAAACTACAGGATTCGGCTGAGGTGGCCAGACGACCGCTTGATTGTTTCCTGTATGGCTTATACACCGAGAAAACCTTATTTAGAACCCATTGGGAAAGCCTGGAGGCCGTAAAAAGCTGGGGCTTTCATGTAGATAACCACAGCAGGCTTTGCAACGATATTAGCGGTGTGCTGGAATTTATAAGCCATTGGGATAAAGAGCGGTTTAACCTGAGCTATGATATTGATGGCATTGTTATTAAAGTAAACAATTACTCGCAACAGCAGGAGCTGGGTTTTACATCCAAGTCGCCGCGCTGGGCCATATCCTATAAATTTAAAGCCGAGCGGGTAGAAACCGAATTATTACAGGTAACTTACCAGGTAGGCCGCACCGGCGCGGTTACCCCGGTTGCCAACTTAAAGCCGGTATTGCTGGCCGGCACAACCGTAAAGCGTGCCACCCTGCACAATGCCGATGAAATTACCGAACGCCTTAAATTGCACGAGCACGATACCGTATTTGTTGAGAAAGGAGGGGAGATCATCCCCAAGATCATTAGCGTTAATTTAGACAAGCGCAAGCCCGATGCCAAACCTATAGCTTACATCACCAATTGCCCTGCATGTAACACTCCGTTGCTGCGCACCGAAGGCGAAGCCGCATGGTATTGCCCCAATGATGAGGGCTGTCCGCCGCAGATTGTGGGCAAAATGCAGCATTTTATCGGCCGTAAGGCCATGAACATTGATGGCCTGGGCGACGAAACTATAGAAAGGCTGCACTCTCGCGGGTTTATAAACCACATCAGCGACATTTATGATTTGCATACCCACGCGGCTGAATTAAAGCAAATGGGACGTTTTGGCGAAAAATCCATCAGTAATATGCTGGATGGTATCGAAAAATCAAAACAGATGCCTTTTGAAAAAGTACTGTTTGGATTGGGCATAAGGTATGTTGGCGAAACGGTGGCCAGGAAACTTGCTTTCCATTTTAAAACCATTGATAAACTGATGGCTGCCACCGAAGAGGAACTTACCGCAGCCGACGAAATTGGCGGCCGGATAGCCCAAAGTATTGCGGAATACTTTAACGATGAAAAACATAAGCAGGAGATAGAGAAATTAAAAGATGCCGGGCTGCAATTTGTAGCCGAAGAAAAAGAAGTAACCCTGGCCAGCGAAAAATTAGCGGGTCAAAGCTTTATTATTTCGGGAGTGTTTGAAAAATTTTCGCGCGATGAACTGAAAGATATCATTGAACAAAATGGAGGCAAAATTTTGAGCAGCATTTCGGCAAAATTGAATTATCTGGTCGCCGGTGATAACATGGGGCCAGCCAAGCTCGAAAAAGCGCAAAAACTTAATATCCCAATTATTAGCGATCAGGAGTTATTGGATTTGATTGCGTAA
- a CDS encoding DUF6263 family protein: MKYLFNLFLLFFAAISCQGQKLKLVLNLTKGNTYNMVTTTKSAITQTINGQVNHIDVTVTGTTAFKVLSADDSLYYMEVTYKFLTMKMQLPEGPVSFDSEKRDPADLMSSMLGALIDKPFTATFTRSGKIRSVNNVERMISSVLDGFQEIQGVQKEELKAKFIQSFGSNAIKGSIEMSTAVFPETPVARNDKWTINTTLQSTMKANVAMVYQLTDATTASYIIHGEGSITTIPAPPDAQMKYNMKGTMTSDVKADRVTGWITESKIKQSIGGTVAIKDNPDAPGGATFPMSMVSETVITDK; encoded by the coding sequence ATGAAGTACCTGTTTAACTTGTTTTTGCTGTTTTTTGCTGCAATTTCGTGCCAGGGGCAAAAGCTGAAACTTGTTTTAAATTTAACAAAAGGGAATACCTATAACATGGTTACCACCACAAAATCGGCCATAACGCAAACCATAAACGGACAGGTAAACCATATTGATGTAACAGTAACGGGTACAACAGCCTTTAAGGTACTTAGTGCTGATGATTCGCTGTACTATATGGAGGTTACCTATAAATTCCTGACCATGAAGATGCAACTGCCCGAGGGGCCTGTTAGTTTTGATTCCGAAAAAAGAGATCCGGCTGATTTGATGTCGTCCATGTTGGGCGCGTTAATTGATAAGCCATTTACGGCTACGTTTACCAGGAGCGGCAAAATTCGGTCGGTTAATAATGTGGAGCGGATGATATCATCTGTACTGGATGGTTTCCAGGAAATTCAGGGCGTGCAGAAGGAGGAACTGAAGGCAAAGTTTATCCAATCATTTGGGAGTAATGCTATCAAAGGCAGTATCGAAATGTCCACAGCCGTATTCCCCGAAACGCCGGTTGCCCGGAATGATAAGTGGACAATAAATACTACCCTTCAAAGCACCATGAAGGCCAATGTAGCTATGGTATACCAGTTAACCGATGCCACTACCGCCAGCTACATAATTCATGGCGAAGGCAGCATAACTACTATCCCCGCCCCGCCAGATGCACAGATGAAATATAATATGAAAGGCACCATGACATCAGATGTTAAAGCCGACAGGGTTACTGGCTGGATCACCGAATCGAAAATAAAGCAAAGCATAGGCGGCACGGTTGCCATAAAAGACAATCCAGATGCCCCCGGCGGCGCTACCTTCCCGATGAGCATGGTGAGTGAGACGGTTATTACTGATAAGTAG